AGCTGGGgttttttcctctcctttggCAGAGAGTAATTTCGTGATACCGTACCGTATGATGTGTGAGTGGCGCTACCAGGCCTGTGCCAGCCCTTGTGTCCACTCGTGCGGTGACCCAGATGCAACCCGCTGCCAGTTCCTGCCCCCGTAAGAGGCTCGGTGTATTCAAAGCAGACATTATATAACCAACGTTATCTATGCTTCGTTCAGGTGCTAAaatcctttgtgtgtgttgcagtgtggAAGGCTGCTTCCCACGTTGTCCCAAGAACATGGTCCTCGATGAAGTCACCAGAAGATGCGTCTATACAGAAGACTGTGAGTATAGCGGATGGATGTTTTGCCACGGAGCGTTTATGGCTTCTGATGCAAAACATTTGgtattcgttttttttaaatcaataccgAGTGTGTCCTTCAATATGAATTGTTTCCATCAGGTGTGTCTCTTGCCCCAACTCCAACACCCTTTGCCTACGTGACGCGGTCCAACAGGACCTCTGCAGCGCCATCAACAACGACTGCCACTACGACAACTACTACTAGCACTACCAGAAGGCCTAgaaccacaaacaccaccatgaccaccaccacaaccaccacTGACACCCCTCGAGCAATAACTACCTCATCCGCTACAGTCAGGCCCTCCACAACCACCACAACGCCCGCTACCTCCACCACGACATCAGCAAGTGAGCGTGTCACCACTCCGCTAACCCTGTCTCCATCGAcgtctccccctgctcctcccacCACCATTTTTTCTACCACTCCCACTCCCTCAACCAAGCCAGAGACGACTGAGATGACCCCCACTCAAACTACGGTAACCGCGAGGGAGACCACGACTAGCACCACAGCGGCTCCCTCCATTGTTCCCCATGAGGCTACTACCGTCACCATCACTGCTTCTCCTCAATCGCCCTCCACTCTCTCTTCCGCCACCGTTCCCTCCACTCCTACATCGGCCAGCGTTGCCGCATTGTCGACGCCGTCGCCAGCATCCCCAGAgactcctgctccacctcctctaACTCCCCCCTCCACGCAGCCACCGCCCACCGCGGCCGTCACaactcctgtccatcaaaccaccACCGGAACGCCAGCCGCTCCTCGGCCTCCACCTGGTGACGCAACCGTCAAGATTGAGACCACGACCCCAACAGACGATCAAGTTGTTGAGACAACCTCAGAGCCATTTCCTACAACCGCCGAGCCGATATCCACAGAGATGACCACCAGTGCTGACACCTCCTCTGTAACAGTGGAAGCATCGACCACACATGCGCTCCTCTTGCCCACTACTCCCTGCACAGTAagtgtttgctgtgtttgtaCTTGCCCGCAAACACATCAAAGATGCATTTGTGAATTGAAATTGATGGGACGCCCCAATTATTGATGGCTTACATGAATTGCTTTACGCTGCTTTTAAGTGAATATTTCGGTATCTATTGGCATATTCACTCTAGGCATTTTGACTAGTCATAGtgggaaaagcacaggtgtcAGTATCAACATTAACAGTGGCTCTGTTCTGTTTAATGTTAAGTGTGCCAGTAAGTAATGACGACATGACGGTCAGCCAGCGTGCAAACTATCAGGATCTTGAAACTGGATCAGTTAAATGAAATTCAGATATCAATAGTTTTGATGAGGACTTACTTTTAGAAATATAACCATAACATTTCTGTATTTACCGGTAGACAATACTGTATACGATTGTGTAGAAGATGGCTATGAAAGAGAGAGCCGAGACATGTAAACATGCTCTGGaacacaaaatatgttttttgtatTCCCCACAGCCTCCATACTCCTACCGCATCGATGAGTGTGCTGAGCTCATCTGTTTCAACGGGGAGCTGCTGCTTCACAACTCGTCCCTACACTGTCGCTACAGCACCACTCAGCCCCAGTGCAGTCTGCTGGGCCTGCCCATCCTCATCAACACCGACGCCTGCTGTCCCCTGTGGCAGTGCCCCTGTAAATTTAATTTATgttgaaaaacatattttggccTATGACTCAGTAATAGAGAGGTGTAGTGATTGTAATCTGTGGTTTACTGCAATTGTCTTTTTCGACCGTGCTGACTCTTTTAGCTTTTTACCAGGTCGCTGCACCGTGATGTCAGACCTGCGTGTCATCACATTTGATGGCAACAATGTGGCCTTGTATGATAACGGCTCCTACATCCTGGTTAACCTGCCTCAAGAAACTATTATTGGCACTGTGGAGAAATGTCCTACCAGCCAGGTAACGCTCAGAATAAAATACTGTATGTATTACATCATAAGACAACTTAGAActatgttttttaatgttttcttttcgtTTTAGAGTGTAAACTCCATCAGACGAACGGTAAGTACATCCACATATCCCCTTTTCCCCGCCTACAATTGTTTTTGCATTGATATCAAGTTATTTAATCAACACATATTATCTTGTATTATTACATTATCCTATTTCACTCCCCTACAGACTCCTACTGGTGGAACATCTGGTCTGTGTTTTAGAAAGCTGAACATTACTACCTCCTCCTACAGAATCATTATCAACCGACTGGATCGCAAGGTGACTCTCTGAACCTAATTTACTGCCAAGAGTTCAACTTACCCCACGTAAATAATGTGGTTCTTGTGTCCGACTCTAGGTGACAGTGAACTACAGACCCGTTAGACTTCCATTCTCCCGTCACTCTCTTTATGTGGAAGACACAGGCAGCATGTACCTGATCCACACACCTGGCGGGGTCAGCATACAATGGTATCACAGCACTGGCATCATGGTTCTGCAGTACATCACTCCTTATAATGCATCGGTGCCCACTCGAGGCCTTTGTGGTGAGTCCACACGAACACCACAACAAGCTTTGACTACATCAGCAGCAGCCTCATGTCCCAAAGGCTTAATGTCTAAACAGCATCACTTGAGTCCTTATTGGATATGACAATTTGAGATGTTGAGAGCCATTTGGTTTAGTTAATTGTCTCACTCCACAAATAAATTGCTCACTGAGAAAGCATCAATATatctctcacacatacacacacacacacacacacacacacacttaaacaaaacatttgtctGCACATTATGTCAGGTTGTTGTGATGGGAACCCAGAAGATGACCTGAAGCTGCCCAATGGTACAGTGGTTCGAGAGGTGGGGGACATGGGGCTCTTTCTTCAGGCTTGGAGGGTTCACACCACCGACGAAAcggaacacacacgcagagtcGGAGACAACTGCACTATTGAGGACTGCTCCACCTGCCTGTCCATGCTGCGCCAGAGAGCCTTCACGCCCTGCCACAGCAAGGTAGCTGCAGTATACATACGGCATTTTACAAACTTGATCGTCTGTATGTACTTGACATGGTTCCAGTAAGGGGATCGATTGACAAGTCAATGAAGAGAAAATTGATATATGGAGCTTCAAATTTAAGGATTTGTCTGTAATTCGTAGTGTGATTTTTTACGTTTTGGGGTTTTGAACTGTTGTCCGAATAAAGCAAGCTTTGTGACAAGGTTCCTCCAGAGCACTTCTGTGACATCATGTGGGCGGGGGACCTGCACTACAAGGATCACCAGTGTGACTTTCTGGCGGCCTACGTGGCGGTCTGCTACACACATCAGGTCTGCATTAGCTGGAGACGACACAACTTCTGTCGTAAGTGGACGGATGCTaagaagtgacacacacaccaacgcagATGTCCTCATTCTTTCATTTGCTCATGCGTTGCTAAGTGCCTGTCATCCTGCAGCATTGCGGTGCCCCCCTGGAAAGGAATACCAGCCATGTGTGAGCACCTGCGCCAGCCGCACCTGTCTGAACAGAGATTACTACGAGGAGACTACCTgctccttcatcagagaggagtgtgtgtgccgCGATGGAACTATTCTGCACCGCGCTGACTCCCCTTTCTGTGTAACTGAGGACCGCTGTGGTGAGTGACACAGTAATTACACGCCGTAGAGATGAAAACGGCACTGGCAGACTGCAAAGTACTCCTAGGCTCACACAGTGTGTATTTACTTGGTCGCGATGAGTCCAGTGTGCACAGATAACGAGGGTAACCCCCGGGCCCCCGGCGAGGTCTGGAACGGCTCCTTTCGCGGCTGTTGTCTGTACAAGTGTATGGAGAATGGCTCTGTGGTGGCTGTTGAGCCGGACTGCAGCTCCAGCCCTGTACcgctgtgtgagagagagggcgagTATGTGCTGGACGTGTTGAAAGAAGGAACCTGCTGTCCAAAGAAAATCTGTGGTGAGTTCTCTGCCAGGCAACGGATCCAAATAAAACCCTTTGATTGCATTTGACAGATggtcatttaaatattttaattggtTCTGCCCTTGACTCTCACCCTTTGTAGTAATATTGTATCAAAGACGGCTCACCGTTCACCTATTCTGGAGCTAACCAGTCTGACTTTTGattaatttctttctttttctttgctcccTCACAACTTGTCAGAGTGCAACATGACCATCTGTGACAGCGAAGCTCCCCCTTGTGATAACGGGAACAGATTAGTGATCGGTTACAGCGCTCTGTCCTGCTGCCCCGAGTACAGATGTGGTGAAAAACTCTTTTGATGCTCCACTTTTTACTGCAGTTTTTAGACATGTCGTAAAGGCTTGATGGGATATTTGGCCTGAACCTTTTGCTGTGACTGGTCTTTCTCAGAGTGTGACGCCATGGCATGCcctcctgtgtctgcccctaaCTGCAGGGAAGATCAGTTCCTAGTGGAGGTCAGGGGGGCAAAATCCTGCTGCTACTCATACCTGTGCGGTGAGTTTTAATCAGTCTACTACTGAAATTGGAGGTCTTTGGTAGGAAGGTTTGCTGTAAGAACTGTTTTGTCTCACTATTTGGCATCTCTATCAATTACAGCAACAACACAGAAATTagttttgatttcttttttttttgtctgcgcaGTGTGTGAGTCCTGTATTGAATCCATTCCAAGTTGTTCACATGGAGAAATTTTGGCTGTGGATCTAAACACAACCAACAGCTGCTGTCCACAGTACTACTGCagtaagtgtgtgagtgtgtttgcattCGTGGGGGGGTCCGTGTCCGTGTCTTCAAAGTCATGCTTGTACTTTATCCCATGCAGTGTGCGATGTCAACCTGTGCCCTGATTCATCTGTGACCTGTGCACCTGGTCTGTCTTTAGTCCAAACCGCTGTCCCTGGGCATTGCTGCCTGCAGCACCACTGCGGTACACACTCAAAAACACTCACATACATACGTGCACAACCTATTCACTTCTGGTGGGTGTTACGGCCGCTATGCCTGTTACGTGTTAGCATCACGCCGCATCTCTCACTCGCTATCTCGTGTCGCTCCCAGAATGCCAATGCGAGGACAGCTCTTCCCCAATCTGTCAGGTGGTAAGTCGGCAAAAAGCTGCCTAACGTGTTGTTGTCTAATGAGGTCTTTGCTTGAAGGAAGAAAAGATAAAGTCAGCactctgtttgtctttcagggGGAAGTGCTGGTCGAGGTTCCAGTCAGTAGCACCAACTGCGGCTGTCTTCAGCATTCATGCCGTACGTGTAGCGCAAGAgcacgcacaaagacacacttgaTACTAGTGTGAAGATTGATATGCTGCATCATCTACCGCTGCTCAACCCACAGGCTTCCTTTATCTTTAGcgataaaaaaatgtttatttctcaATTATGGTAATTATGGTATGGTATCATTattcatgctttgtttttgtgtgcgtgtatagAGAAAGCAGAGGTGTGTCTTTTCCAAGGGGTAACAGTACTGGGCCCAGGCCAGTCTCTGGTTCAGTACTTTGAAGGAGATATGTGTTACGCTGTTCACTGCCTGCACCACAAAGATCCAGATTCTGGCTTCTACGCCATGGAAATTATCTCCGTCAACTGCTCCCAGAAATGTGGGCCTGTAAGTTTCCCCAGATTGGCACATGCCTGGTCTACTTGTCTTCCTCTCGGCGTCCTGTGCTAATCCCTCGCATTTGGCTCACCTTTTTAAGCACCAGGTGTACGTAACGTCAACGGACCCTCAGGTCTGCTGCGGCTCCTGTAAAAATGTCTCCTGTACTTTCAACAATGAAAACGGGACAGCAGAGCTTTTTGCCGTAAGAACTCCCAAGAAATCCACACGTGCTCAACGCTCCTCTTTTTGAGAACTCCTGATCATGATTGTGTTTGCAGGCAGGGAGCTCCTGGGTGGAGAACTGCACACGTTACGACTGCATGGAAACAGCAGTGGGAGCAGTAATACTGGCCTCTGGGGTGATTTGTCCACCTTTCAATGAAACCGAGTGTATTCAGGTCAGGACATCTACGtgtaaaataaattaatctAAAATTAAAATCTTGTAAAAATCTTGTACTTTCAGTTTCAGGTAGATCCCCTCTAAGGCACAATTATAGTGTTTTAAATGGATTTATAATAGAAATTCAACACCATGTTGAAAATGAACATCTGTCTATTATGACTGGATGCTAATTGTAATCAGTGCACCTGTATTGTATAtctaaatgttcattttttcctcattaactCTGGTAAATGTCTGACTCTCTGCAGAATGGCGGTGTGGTTCAGAGCTATGTGGATGGTTGCTGCAGGACATGTGAGTATCAAAATGCATTTAATGCTTCTGGTAATGCTTTGAGCTGTCCAAGTGGTGAGCGCCTTGTTGCCTGGCAGTGGTTGGGCTTGTTGGCTGAGTGGTTGGGGGTGGCCTGTTGTAGATGGTGGAGATAAAGCCATGTTTTGGCCTTTCACTACATTTTCCACAATCCCTCGCTTTTCCTAATTTGTCCCCAAATCTTCTGTTGACATATAAGAGCTATCACGGCTTACAGAAGCATCATTTGGTGGAAATTATTAATGCTTTAAATAGAATGATGAAATATGGCAACATTTAATGCGATTGCTAGGACAACATACAGCTTTCTGAACTTTTAAGATGATGTTGTGTGAGCGGTTCTATGTGTCTACTTTACAAGATACTTTTCTAAATTGTGTGGATTAAAGCTTCAATAAACGTGCAGTGATGacatctttctctcctctgtggATTCGGCACTGCAGCCTCGCCCGCTTGCCTGCTTTTGCAGCAACCTTGCAGTCTGGCCAATCAGGGTGCTCCACGGTGAGCGTGTTACCGATGCAGATGCGTGATGGTGCAGGTTTTAGAGTTTGCCCCGCCGAGCTgctctttttatttcatcaaatgACTTCAGTTCCTTGGCTGGGAGCCCGTAGCGGCCCCGAAAAAGAAGTGAAATCCATGTGCATGCCAGCTGCACGactccctcctgtgtgtgtctgtgtgtttcgcGGCTCTGTGTTTATTGAACCCAACGTAACcttgtgtgtgttctcatggcGTTCTTTGAACCCGGCGGCCGCGACCCTGACGATGCTCCCAGGTTCTGGACTGGGTGTTTTACCGTTTACCGTTAATCCCGTAACCACCACTGGTAGTACTAACTGTGACACAGGTACCAGCACTTTGCACTGTCCCACTTACCATGAACATTTGGCATCCTGTCACTCAGTGACTCGTTCACTTGCAATTTCAagctttgtgtgaatgtgtctctctcttttcacTTTCTTACTCTCACTGGGTAactcaaaaaacacacatgctgcaCGATTACACCATGTTGATTATGAAGACAATTCTCTCACGATCACGAttataaaacacaattattCATTGGTTTTAGAGGCAAACAGTTTTTATATATCTTTCACATTAGACCAAAGAgtgtgctgctttcacttccatgttgtgctttattttggcaaatatttcactgaaatcagtgtgttttttgttttgcccaTCTGATCTATGTTTTATAATAGAACAGAGAACAGACTAGTAAAACATGTAATACACAGTATATTGTTTTTTGACAATCAAATCACTGTTACTGCTACTGaagttttgaaataaaataagctCCAGTGTTTCATCCATTTAGAAAAAGCTTTGCTCTTTCCCTACATTTCACCCCTATACATAATCCATTTGACCAGCTTTGATTGGCTGAGAAGTGAGGTTAAGTTTAGGTCGGTAGCCATTAAAAGACACCAATCTCGGCTGTGAGAAGTGTGCCCCTCCCGTCACccggctgtcaatcaaagcAAGCTCCTACTGCTGGGCAACAAAAACACCTGCTCAACAGGCCTCTGGGATTTGTGTGAGTGCAAGATCTCTGCAGTAAAACagagtgtttgtgttatttttgtgtgtatgaacttcctttctgtttttaatgtcaATTACCGTTATTTCTGGATGTTTCACTGTGTATGCATCTTAAATctgtgtgaacatgtgtgtaGGTAAGGAGGACGGTAAGACTTGCAAACGTGTGGCCATTCGAACCACCATTAGAAAAGATGACTGCAGGAGCAACGCACCGGTGAGGGAAGACGTGCTAACTAAATTATCATTATTGCataataaagattttttttaaaaagctaacCCTTGTATCGCTCGTCTTACAGGTGACAGTCTATTCTTGCGATGGGAAATGCCCGTCTGCCACCATATTCAACTTTAACATCAACAGTCACGCCCGGTTCTGTAAGTGCTGCCGCGAGAGTGGACTGCAGACCCGCTCTGTCACGCTCTTCTGCTCTCGCAATGCCACAGTCGTGGAGTACAACTTTCAAGAGCCTTTGGACTGTTCCTGCCAGTGGAACTAAAAAATAGAGTCCggagagaaaaatgaatgaGAGCATAACACATGAAGAGACTGCATGAATAGAGGGGTGAATTCCATTTTTTTGAGGTTTGAGCATGAAAACGGTTGAGCATGAAAACCAGccatgtttcattttattttgattctgAATATAAGTGATGTAAGCTTGAGATTGTTTTCAAGGAAGTAGTTTTGTCTGcacttttcagtttttcatttcTGCAATAGCTGCTGTTCCAACGCAGTCTTCTATCTAGTGCTTTCAGGTGGCCCTTAGCCTATTATCCTAACGTGTATCAACAATCGCTATAATAATGACACAGAAGttgttgcattcatgactgCTGTTGGGTTCAAATACTGTACATGCTTCAAATTTAGCCTTTGAACAAATGAGTGCGGTGTGAAGCTTTTTTCCTTGGAAAGGTTTAATGTGACCATGGGGCTTTTACAGTTGCTGTACTTTAAAGTAGGGGAATAAAAAGATTTAACAGTGTCTTAGTCTGAATTATTGCTGAAGACCGGCTGACCTCATGACCCACAAC
The DNA window shown above is from Gasterosteus aculeatus chromosome X, fGasAcu3.hap1.1, whole genome shotgun sequence and carries:
- the otogl gene encoding otogelin-like protein, with protein sequence MHFGGNGISSGRRLTHRPLLSEGAVPRSISHNFTARDSSSEYCGCLNGGWCQEGGVCDCAQFQALGDRCQIIPNQGQDRDGICRSWGQHHYETFDGIYFYFPGTCSYILAQDCHSTAPQYTVWVHNSRVCDGSVYSCPRALSLFFPNEEEIHISGYQVHQGGHRLSLPQTVGGVFIERLADYLLVKSVFGFSLAWDGGSGVYLKMSEEHLGGPCGLCGNFNHLASDDLTTARGIRTDEPSVFANSWAVDLPHERACPSVDLDFNGPCHSESDMDDAIEKCSALLFFPFLSCHENIDPNPFVASCVSDLCVSDDEETFCQALVEYTRACSHVGYPVREWRDSFPSCNDGCEESFVYRDCISCCPPTCTFEKECLGTNLHCLDGCYCPDGLILQNGTCIAVSQCPCVYHGTSYVQGHVLQQGCSVCVCMGGVWNCTENNCTAECSVVGDVFVTTFDGRMFLQPGSCQYVLVKSRSSSRFTVTLQYTTCAEQQVCIQSVTVVLDEDVSRQITLTREGEVIIGVNPVPVLPYVDDALEVQRLTSVFMQLKAAVGLRLHYDGRGGRVYLQLGSQWRGQTLGLCGTFNGNLRDDFLSPAGMIEGTPQLHANSWKVSSACVAPVNLPIIDPCEMNQHNVFYASQCEVLLGSVFVACHGFISPNIYQQQCRYQACRCGSSCLCTALAHYAYLCSKHGVNVDFRSHVSECGVVCLGGMLHHSCVSSCGRFCRGLSGTETCNPDDCAEGCGCPNGSYHDDVRQRCVQLSQCHCYSMGGVSQPGEVTFSASGPCLCRNGKMECVPEEKEPDSVEVGECPEGKVYHSCGEQRGGVACSPTCRNLMLNLTCPPSTPCVPGCVCPPGLVLHHSKCYYPENCPCAWLGLEYLPGETVETPCYKCVCHRGYFNCSYSPCPAVCTVYSDRHYHTFDGLEYDYYSDCQVYLLKSSEEPEVSIVAQNKDCYESGIVCMKILVIHVGLTKIYFTDNSGIPNPSTVVGRGSEFELWRTGYYTVVHFSHQDLTILWDRKTTVHIRAGPQWKGLLSGLCGNFDSVTVNDMTTSSQMEVNNAQTFGDSWALGQCESDYVVERPCEGDLGRQPYAKRECALLYSDVFAPCHNVVDVAWFYRNCLTDTCNCNRGGDCECLCTSIAAYAHKCCQQGVTIHWRSPSVCPYDCEYFNQELGEGPFSLVSAAHNDTVFGVNRSSGSVFPLVRERPGQLPSPGLLFNFMITAGLQKERTSRFPVVSLESAERPNYFLVVSGRSLQLERWSRGPEFSLRGTFIQHQGLFLPGHTSFELVGQPGVFLTLTRTAAQAEPYDSSEGFKASSCFTLEESNFVIPYRMMCEWRYQACASPCVHSCGDPDATRCQFLPPVEGCFPRCPKNMVLDEVTRRCVYTEDCVSLAPTPTPFAYVTRSNRTSAAPSTTTATTTTTTSTTRRPRTTNTTMTTTTTTTDTPRAITTSSATVRPSTTTTTPATSTTTSASERVTTPLTLSPSTSPPAPPTTIFSTTPTPSTKPETTEMTPTQTTVTARETTTSTTAAPSIVPHEATTVTITASPQSPSTLSSATVPSTPTSASVAALSTPSPASPETPAPPPLTPPSTQPPPTAAVTTPVHQTTTGTPAAPRPPPGDATVKIETTTPTDDQVVETTSEPFPTTAEPISTEMTTSADTSSVTVEASTTHALLLPTTPCTPPYSYRIDECAELICFNGELLLHNSSLHCRYSTTQPQCSLLGLPILINTDACCPLWQCPCRCTVMSDLRVITFDGNNVALYDNGSYILVNLPQETIIGTVEKCPTSQSVNSIRRTTPTGGTSGLCFRKLNITTSSYRIIINRLDRKVTVNYRPVRLPFSRHSLYVEDTGSMYLIHTPGGVSIQWYHSTGIMVLQYITPYNASVPTRGLCGCCDGNPEDDLKLPNGTVVREVGDMGLFLQAWRVHTTDETEHTRRVGDNCTIEDCSTCLSMLRQRAFTPCHSKVPPEHFCDIMWAGDLHYKDHQCDFLAAYVAVCYTHQVCISWRRHNFCPLRCPPGKEYQPCVSTCASRTCLNRDYYEETTCSFIREECVCRDGTILHRADSPFCVTEDRCVCTDNEGNPRAPGEVWNGSFRGCCLYKCMENGSVVAVEPDCSSSPVPLCEREGEYVLDVLKEGTCCPKKICECNMTICDSEAPPCDNGNRLVIGYSALSCCPEYRCECDAMACPPVSAPNCREDQFLVEVRGAKSCCYSYLCVCESCIESIPSCSHGEILAVDLNTTNSCCPQYYCMCDVNLCPDSSVTCAPGLSLVQTAVPGHCCLQHHCGTHSKTLTYIRAQPIHFWWVLRPLCLLRVSITPHLSLAISCGKSAKSCLTCCCLMRSLLEGRKDKVSTLFVFQGEVLVEVPVSSTNCGCLQHSCQKAEVCLFQGVTVLGPGQSLVQYFEGDMCYAVHCLHHKDPDSGFYAMEIISVNCSQKCGPHQVYVTSTDPQVCCGSCKNVSCTFNNENGTAELFAAGSSWVENCTRYDCMETAVGAVILASGVICPPFNETECIQNGGVVQSYVDGCCRTCSGLGVLPFTVNPVTTTGSTNCDTGKEDGKTCKRVAIRTTIRKDDCRSNAPVTVYSCDGKCPSATIFNFNINSHARFCKCCRESGLQTRSVTLFCSRNATVVEYNFQEPLDCSCQWN